A genomic window from Lineus longissimus chromosome 17, tnLinLong1.2, whole genome shotgun sequence includes:
- the LOC135501782 gene encoding beta-1,3-galactosyltransferase 1-like, with product MMDTWSLIRLRYKRSGVHLSPIGWIIVAFVVSLILYKFYNMSERRANTGKVFPAPVLNEIDVEAIEKKYKDEMQKNIKEAGKDMPKLPIFDRDFEEKVHLEHIPKPNVKKFPVNLVVRPKVDCKELLLVILVSSDMDGYQARNAIRQTWGTQDNYKKFKGKQKMWQTVFVMGRSNDRNDDLIRDENERNGDIIQADFMESKQEETRKFMVGVTWIVQKLSPCKPTFLLKVPDHEYINMPSMLAWITSKYKTAPRNIYLGKMIRLDQPIRDETNPLYVSRKDYPQKFFPDLIEGPVYFFSFDVIQKMRPLFGVQIPIAMEDGYIGIMMKRLGIRPRNNERFHKMNFVDQACQHLYMILVHNLKPLEQLTLFDNINRDSASGECKQAKLKRETYVGL from the coding sequence ATGATGGACACTTGGAGCTTGATCAGACTCCGCTACAAGCGCTCCGGTGTCCACCTGTCGCCAATCGGCTGGATCATTGTGGCGTTCGTGGTCAGCCTCATCCTCTACAAGTTCTACAACATGTCGGAAAGACGCGCCAACACTGGAAAGGTCTTTCCTGCGCCCGTCTTGAACGAGATCGATGTCGAGGCCATTGAGAAAAAGTACAAGGATGAGATGCAAAAGAATATCAAGGAGGCAGGGAAGGATATGCCGAAACTTCCCATTTTTGACCGAGACTTTGAGGAAAAGGTCCACCTAGAGCACATCCCCAAACCAAATGTCAAAAAGTTCCCCGTTAATTTAGTCGTGCGGCCAAAGGTTGATTGTAAGGAACTGTTGCTTGTGATATTGGTCTCTAGCGACATGGACGGGTACCAGGCAAGGAATGCGATTCGACAAACATGGGGAACGCAGGACAATTACAAAAAGTTCAAAGGCAAGCAGAAGATGTGGCAGACGGTATTTGTAATGGGGCGCAGTAATGATAGAAACGATGACTTAATCAGGGATGAGAATGAACGAAATGGCGACATCATCCAGGCGGACTTCATGGAATCAAAACAGGAAGAGACGCGGAAATTTATGGTCGGTGTGACGTGGATCGTCCAGAAATTGTCTCCATGCAAGCCCACGTTCCTCCTCAAAGTCCCAGATCATGAGTATATCAACATGCCTTCAATGCTAGCATGGATAACATCTAAGTACAAGACTGCCCCGAGGAACATCTATCTTGGAAAGATGATCAGACTAGACCAACCGATCAGAGATGAGACTAATCCGTTATATGTCTCTAGGAAGGACTACCCGCAGAAGTTCTTCCCTGATCTCATCGAGGGTCCCGTCTATTTCTTCTCCTTTGACGTTATCCAAAAGATGCGGCCGCTATTCGGCGTCCAGATCCCCATAGCCATGGAGGACGGCTACATTGGTATAATGATGAAGAGGCTGGGAATCCGCCCTCGCAATAACGAAAGATTCCACAAGATGAACTTTGTTGACCAAGCGTGCCAGCATCTCTATATGATTTTAGTCCACAATCTCAAACCGCTGGAACAATTGACTCTGTTTGATAACATTAACAGAGACAGTGCAAGTGGAGAATGTAAACAAGCCAAATTAAAGAGAGAAACTTATGTCGGCCTTTGA
- the LOC135501016 gene encoding organic cation transporter protein-like: MDFDAILKHLGSFGKYQIILYCCMGWQSICVAMMNLSAVFFFYAPDFRCAIPGLENDTFDVVDAHHESLINATIPPGETCKIYSAGGKGVNQTMEPCSSWVYDRSLFTSTAVTDFDLVCNQEIFSSVVTMAYMFGFLCGGFIGGALTDRFGRLTVLVIGTFLQGAAAVGFALSVNVYMLIAFRFLMGLFSMPAYAAAFVYAMEIVGPDRRTDVGLGIGIFYAFGTVFVTPLAYFIRNWVYLVIALTVPCLLIVPYWCLLPDSPRWLIAKGYKEAAVKFVKKAAKVNKKIVPEKLLQDDETDFKTIEDVPKGSIIEVFKNGSLLRRTAIVFFNWGAAAIGYYGLSLNSGNLVGDIFVNFLVQGAIEIPAILFAMFTLDRIGRKGPHVFSIMLCGVSCLATIPVVFFADQSLNWLLVVLSNVGKLGVTAAFSIIYVYTAELYHTTVRSASIGVCAIGARVFSMAAPYIADLGKLIGGKYAQLLPLVIFGSAAIIAGFLACFLPETMGNDLPDTLEDALNLGKKSKKKGRKKEDQIPADNPGFVTNGDISLEMKEKKC, encoded by the exons ATGGATTTCGATGCGATTCTCAAGCATTTAGGATCGTTTGGGAAATATCAAATCATTCTTTATTGCTGCATGGGATGGCAGTCAATATGTGTTGCCATGATGAACCTGAGCGCGGTATTCTTTTTCTACGCCCCCGACTTCAG ATGCGCCATCCCAGGTCTAGAGAATGACACCTTTGATGTTGTCGATGCCCATCACGAGTCTCTCATCAACGCGACCATTCCGCCGGGAGAGACGTGCAAAATCTACTCGGCTGGTGGCAAAGGGGTTAACCAGACCATGGAGCCGTGTTCGTCCTGGGTTTATGACAGGAGCTTATTCACATCTACTGCTGTCACGGAC tTTGACCTGGTCTGCAACCAGGAGATCTTCTCTTCTGTGGTGACCATGGCGTACATGTTTGGCTTCCTGTGTGGGGGATTCATAGGCGGGGCATTAACTGACAG ATTTGGTCGTCTGACGGTGTTGGTCATTGGGACATTCCTGCAGGGTGCCGCTGCTGTCGGATTTGCCTTGTCCGTTAATGTCTACATGCTGATTGCGTTTAGGTTCCTTATGGGCCTCTTTAGCATGCCAGCGTATGCTGCTGCATTCGTTTATG CCATGGAGATCGTCGGGCCGGATAGGAGAACTGACGTTGGTCTAGGAATCGGTATCTTCTACGCATTTGGGACTGTCTTCGTGACACCACTGGCATACTTCATTCGGAACTGGGTCTACCTCGTGATAGCCCTCACTGTGCCATGTCTCCTAATTGTGCCGTACTGGTG TCTCCTGCCGGACTCCCCGCGCTGGTTGATAGCGAAGGGATACAAAGAAGCAGCCGTGAAGTTCGTGAAGAAAGCAGCGAAAGTGAACAAGAAGATCGTGCCAGAGAAACTACTTCAAGACGACGAGACAGACTTCAAGACGATCGAAGATGTGCCAAAGGGATCCATCATAGAGGTGTTCAAGAATGGATCGCTTCTGCGGAGGACAGCTATAGTTTTCTTTAATTG GGGCGCAGCAGCGATTGGATACTACGGTCTGTCTCTTAACTCAGGCAATCTAGTAGGAGACATCTTTGTTAatttcctggtgcagggagctATTGAAATCCCGGCAATCCTCTTCGCGATGTTTACCCTGGACAGGATCGGGAGGAAGGGACCCCATGTGTTCAGTATCATGCTCTGCGGCGTGTCCTGCTTGGCGACCATCCCTGTCGTCTTTTTCGCAGATCAAT CCCTCAACTGGCTCCTGGTCGTCCTTTCGAACGTTGGCAAACTCGGGGTGACAGCAGCCTTTTCAATTATATACGTGTATACTGCAGAGTTATACCACACAACCGTCCGATCAGCCTCCATCGGAGTATGTGCTATTGGAGCGAGGGTGTTTTCCATGGCAGCACCCTACATTGCAGATTTG GGCAAACTTATCGGTGGTAAATACGCCCAGCTTCTACCTCTGGTCATTTTTGGAAGTGCAGCCATAATCGCCGGGTTCTTGGCCTGCTTTCTGCCGGAGACCATGGGCAACGATCTGCCTGACACCCTGGAAGATGCGCTTAACCTGGGCAAAAA ATCTAAGAAGAAAGGAAGAAAGAAAGAAGACCAAATACCGGCAGACAACCCAGGTTTCGTTACTAATGGTGACATTAGCCTGGAgatgaaagaaaagaaatgttAG
- the LOC135501015 gene encoding transcriptional regulator Kaiso-like: METHNIYVTEESKELVQPKSSAPVETVVPPQIKIEVPDENDILQEDNDMNLELAVYTDADVVKRELDCEIEYEGLEEQSNIPDCGNSDKMKQEPYDGQNDFEEQFAHSESIVRQIFDRISKEEKKAVEGQFSYSDSSLIKQEYEPTADQQCTDQSGHIDHMTHFVGGDQIQVFDCQTFGESSVKQEGQDLSRDESFENDQNIPLKLELEVAVADAQNSDHGDFIVKSELVGDDEVQMDVGAMAVTGPEAGDLKVDPCPEEDTDNAPPVGQLPIPEYEPPSFTDKESDSSTADDNWRPSKRKRKSTRGKRNSSKPRNKDNAGSPSSHKERERFEGSSTSSTPAGEALVKTGAGRGRYSQVVEDVPVVKVHRVNPMGIPLLNPLASQGASGKVTHPGQFITLQGGPFCGAQVIQLVNAQLGTQTGTRVSTPQGIQVCSQVGTVSTQPGIQVVTQPSILVGTRAGIQDGTQQSIRAFSTQLGIPIPIRTLSTQGVETKCAPSTALPKLVAKKLPTLMPKGVPAEHTVIYSKKKRFACKFCGKEFDANANLKRHELLHTGERPFKCELCDKTFIQSVQLEIHKRTHTGRKPFKCAFCDKAFTEARYLKKHVVLHTGEKSFKCKICSEDFVSWYRLSLHEKTHTGKMLFNCKMCKAGFSKRIDYVLHKQQEHLNRDPWKCDECGKIFTCNSELKNHSYQHSGQKPFECGYCQKRFRLKAHMLRHETLHTGEKVFKCATCAKEFYKDWELVKHRQSHTEQQ, from the exons ATGGAAACTCACAATATATATGTGACAGAGGAATCAAAAGAACTTGTACAGCCAAAGTCCTCTGCACCGGTAGAGACGGTTGTTCCTCCTCAAATAAAAATAGAGGTGCCAgatgaaaatgacattttaCAAGAAGACAACGACATGAATTTGGAACTAGCTGTTTACACAGATGCTGATGTTGTAAAGCGGGAACTAGACTGTGAAATTGAGTATGAGGGTTTAGAGGAACAATCCAATATCCCTGACTGTGGTAATAGTGATAAGATGAAGCAGGAACCTTATGATGGACAAAATGACTTTGAAGAACAATTTGCTCACTCGGAATCTATTGTCAGACAAATATTTGACCGAATAagcaaggaagaaaaaaaggctGTTGAAGGACAATTTTCTTACTCAGACTCCAGTTTAATCAAACAGGAATATGAACCGACTGCTGATCAACAGTGCACTGATCAATCTGGTCACATTGACCACATGACACATTTTGTAGGTGGAGACCAGATACAGGTATTTGATTGCCAAACCTTTGGTGAAAGTTCAGTGAAGCAGGAAGGCCAGGACCTGTCTCGTGATgaatcatttgaaaatgaccaaaatatTCCCCTAAAATTAGAGCTTGAGGTAGCAGTTGCAGATGCTCAGAACAGTGACCATGgtgattttattgtaaaaagtgAGCTGGTAGGTGATGATGAGGTCCAGATGGATGTTGGTGCGATGGCTGTCACTGGACCGGAGGCTGGTGACCTGAAGGTGGATCCATGTCCTGAGGAGGATACAGATAAT GCTCCTCCTGTTGGCCAGCTGCCTATACCAGAGTATGAGCCACCCTCATTTACAGATAAAGAGTCAGATTCCTCAACAGCAG ATGATAACTGGAGACCttcaaaaaggaaaaggaaatcaACCCGTGGAAAGAGGAACAGCAGTAAACCACGGAATAAGGACAATGCTGGTTCTCCATCATCTCACAAAGAAAGAGAGAGATTTGAGGGCAGCAGTACTTCCTCAACACCTGCTGGGGAAGCACTGGTTAAAACAGGTGCTGGGAGAGGGAGATACAGCCAGGTCGTGGAAGATGTTCCGGTCGTCAAGGTTCATCGAGTTAATCCAATGGGTATCCCACTTCTCAATCCACTCGCCTCGCAAGGAGCCAGTGGCAAAGTGACACACCCAGGACAGTTTATCACACTGCAGGGTGGTCCATTTTGTGGTGCACAGGTTATTCAACTTGTCAATGCACAGTTGGGCACCCAAACAGGCACTCGAGTTAGTACCCCACAGGGCATTCAAGTTTGTTCTCAAGTAGGGACTGTTAGCACTCAACCTGGCATTCAGGTTGTGACACAACCAAGCATTCTAGTTGGTACTCGCGCGGGCATTCAAGATGGAACTCAGCAAAGCATTCGAGCATTCAGTACTCAGTTAGGCATTCCAATTCCAATTCGAACTCTGTCTACTCAGGGTGTAGAGACAAAATGCGCCCCTAGTACTGCCCTGCCTAAACTAGTTGCTAAAAAACTTCCTACCTTGATGCCAAAAGGTGTTCCTGCTGAGCATACTGTCATCTACTCAAAGAAGAAGAGATTCGCCTGCAAGTTTTGCGGTAAAGAATTTGATGCTAACGCAAATCTCAAACGACACGAACTTCTTCATACAGGCGAACGGCCGTTTAAATGTGAACTCTGTGATAAAACATTTATACAATCTGTGCAGTTAGAAATTCATAAACGGACGCATACTGGACGTAAACCATTCAAATGTGCATTCTGTGATAAGGCATTTACTGAGGCGAGGTACCTGAAAAAGCACGTTGTTCTCCACACCGGAGAAAAGTCTTTCAAATGTAAAATCTGCTCGGAGGATTTCGTCAGCTGGTATCGGTTGTCACTACATGAGAAGACCCATACGGGAAAGATGTTGTTTAACTGTAAAATGTGTAAGGCAGGATTCAGTAAGCGGATAGATTACGTTCTACACAAGCAGCAGGAGCATCTGAATCGGGACCCTTGGAAGTGTGACGAATGTGGGAAGATCTTCACATGTAATAGTGAGTTAAAGAACCATAGTTATCAGCACTCGGGACAGAAACCTTTTGAGTGCGGATATTGCCAAAAACGCTTCAGACTAAAGGCTCATATGCTGAGGCATGAGACACTTCATACCGGAGAAAAGGTCTTCAAATGTGCGACCTGTGCAAAGGAGTTTTACAAGGATTGGGAATTAGTGAAACACAGGCAGAGTCACACTGAGCAGCAGTGA
- the LOC135501781 gene encoding TRMT1-like protein: MADACVTVREELGVRIEEIKDAVPVCKKVKSFNPAMAINREFSLCTLAVLAEKRDQPECLDAFGCTGLVGLQWKKNLKHKVKVTVAEVNPIALETIRKHVHLNNCCLKSRVRFGSSSDTFADVLRPSLRSPTTDKTFSAAFVRRSFENQIPQEPQISSEDVPLTVEVIQSDVNVLLHQRRFDFIHLDPNGCTVPYLDAVFRNINDNGIVLLTSTDVASLFGKCPQVAQRNYCARCIKTDYSKEFAVRLVTAVAVRAAARSNKGIKVLYAVAVDHFILVAIQVLRGPHHADRSVNLIRRVLHCRCCQEHIIYPLTCEPIGDPYALLPCDCHRHNQAKIGVELGPVWAGNLFDIDFIKKMQLAAKTLKLSNRLVSLLVTLVTEAVCASNSSLNVSVERGEETIPDSDVPVSKRMKVDDFGRGTEYDMPPFYYFVYHLRLKNVEIPKATRLIKLVQDEGHRCSRTHFDPTAIRTSANGRQLRDILNKHCHKS; this comes from the exons ATGGCAGATGCCTGTGTAACTGTAAGAGAAGAACTGGGTGTGAGAATTGAAGAGATCAAAGATGCTGTACCTGTCTGCAAGAAAGTGAAATCATTCAATCCTGCCATGGCCATTAATAG GGAGTTCAGTCTGTGTACTTTGGCTGTGTTAGCAGAGAAAAGAGATCAGCCTGAATGCCTTGATGCGTTTGGCTGCACAGGTCTGGTTGGACTGCAATGGAAGAAGAATCTGAAACACAAGGTTAAGGTCACTGTGGCAGAGGTCAATCCGATCGCCTTGGAAACGATAAGGAAACATGTTCATCTGAATAACTGTTGTTTGAAATCCAGAGTAAGATTTGGTAGCTCGTCTGACACTTTTGCCGATGTGCTCCGGCCAAGTTTGAGGTCTCCGACTACCGATAAAACCTTTAGTGCAGCATTTGTGAGGCGGAGTTTTGAAAATCAGATTCCTCAGGAGCCACAAATTTCAAGTGAGGATGTCCCTTTAACAGTTGAGGTGATACAGAGTGATGTAAATGTCCTGCTTCATCAAAGACGGTTTGATTTTAT TCATCTCGATCCAAATGGCTGCACAGTGCCCTACCTGGACGCAGTCTTCAGAAATATCAATGACAATGGAATTGTTTTGCTCACGTCCACTGATGTTGCTTCACTCTTTGGAAAATGTCCTCAGGTTGCTCAGCGAAATTATTGTGCTCGGTGTATAAAGACGGATTACTCCAAGGAGTTTGCTGTCCGGTTGGTTACGGCAGTGGCAGTCAG GGCAGCTGCAAGGAGTAATAAAGGCATCAAAGTCCTCTATGCTGTAGCAGTTGATCACTTCATCCTCGTCGCCATCCAAGTTTTACGTGGACCCCATCATGCCGATCGGAGTGTGAATCTAATAAGAAGAGTTTTGCATTGCCGGTGTTGTCAGGAACATATCATTTACCCGCTGACGTGTGAGCCAATAG GAGACCCCTATGCTTTGCTACCGTGCGACTGCCATCGTCACAATCAAGCAAAAATAGGTGTGGAACTTGGGCCAGTTTG GGCTGGAAATTTATTCGACATAgatttcatcaagaaaatgCAGCTTGCAGCAAAGACTTTAAAACTGAGTAACAGACTTGTGTCGCTGCTCGTTACCTTGGTAACAGAGGCTGTCTGTGCATCGAATTCCTCGCTGAATGTGTCAGTTGAGAGAGGAGAGGAGACTATTCCAGACTCAGACGTACCAGTTAGCAAGAGGATGAAGGTGGATGATTTTGGACGAGGAACTGAATATGATATGCCACCATTTTATTACTTTGTGTATCACTTGAGACTCAAGAATGTTGAAATACCAAA GGCAACCAGACTCATCAAACTTGTGCAAGACGAAGGCCATCGCTGCAGCAGAACTCACTTTGATCCCACAGCCATCAGGACGAGCGCCAATGGACGACAGCTACGTGATATTCTCAATAAACATTGTCACAAGAGTTAG
- the LOC135501014 gene encoding diamine oxidase [copper-containing]-like: MGGTLSSVSAPPRKKTGILYRPRSKTAEKEGEKVKKKVKKSPTQMREYVTTDMAMDTLRSRLIPFSDTIVLLRNFHFTERDVKRILVIQHGMATSQRAWCHAERLKSLFEFFFGRKATKVLCNVLPDDANQISGPTLSIGKREILLNATVSSKKVSSVKSRNKPNAMWKDTEKQTSSSPAQKSSPRYTKYTQLPLEDGTTEISVNETKIPLNSDRLDEPVIYINEDLLQPIPFAKPIRRRHKRPSSEYAAMFFGITTFLLLFFIILMTFEFSEWNSTSPCFGGEDIDAERVLPADHGVFTELNLDEIRAVEYYMTSQQHLNIVSSESVKMDSTRISLIELWLPNKKEAVNFLDRNGSRPERNARVVLIRGDVAIPVTEEYIVGFLPKPTFHRLLSTGDDRRKNPVMFHNRPADMAEYTALREIVQDIAVKADVILKESYSMSAISCDRKTIACARYDNAAPGSVKQGQRQTWFRFMRDEEGFYLYPTAFQVLVDFKSKNEREWKVIKVYYEGQYFDSLDELLLGYNTNAIKKTKLPYNPEKIESTLRHRGNPRPSKAQMGPRQFYPQGKRFNVNGNSISYLGWEFQYSFFTSLGLQLYNIEFQGERIAYEIGPQEVAVLYSGITPLSYTTNFFDSQYLLGAFSFEMVPGVDCPEHASYMDAVVYKNGRPVKLRKAICVFEHNTGMPLRRHYEMDAFNYARPSSPHGKDSNPDASYLYYGGTVDNVLIVRTIAAIFNYDYIFDYIFHNNGVMETKVTPTGYIHVAPKIADPAQKEYGFNVFGNAVGSIHNHLVSYKVDLDVLGEKNRFETLDIVPDKIKLDWTESPMELHQRKFKRNLRKTEKDAALKYDFNAPKYYLMYNKNETNAYGHERAYKLKLNGISKMMLPENVGIESGVSWARYQLAVTQRKDNERSSSSIYNGIDPYEAISNFQGYIDDDESIVDKDLVAWVTLGTMHIPSTADIPNTPTTNGHLSITISPHNYFTDSPSMAVRDSVFIEPGKVDRHGIKDFVKCAPDYKPFEYDGNEIKL, translated from the exons ATGGGCGGTACACTGTCATCAGTCAGTGCACCGCCAAGGAAAAAGACAGGGATACTTTACCGTCCCCGGTCGAAAACAGCAGAGAAGGAAGGTGAGAAAGTCAAGAAAAAAGTCAAGAAATCACCAACACAAATGAGGGAATATGTGACGACGGATATGGCGATGGACACCCTGCGCAGCCGACTCATCCCTTTTTCGGACACGATTGTACTTCTCAGGAATTTTCACTTTACGGAGCGAGATGTCAAGAGGATTTTAGTGATACAGCACGGAATGGCCACATCACAGCGGGCATGGTGCCATGCTGAGCGTCTGAAATCTCTTTTTGAGTTTTTCTTTGGGAGAAAAGCGACAAAAGTGTTGTGCAATGTCCTGCCCGACGACGCAAATCAGATATCCGGACCAACATTGTCGATAGGAAAGCgtgaaatattgctaaatgCTACGGTTTCATCCAAAAAGGTTTCTTCAGTAAAGTCTCGCAACAAACCG AACGCCATGTGGAAAGACACAGAGAAACAAACGTCCTCGTCGCCAGCCCAAAAGTCCTCCCCAAGGTATACCAAATACACGCAGCTCCCCCTTGAAGATGGCACCACGGAAATATCTGTGAACGAGACTAAGATTCCACTGAACTCAGACCGTCTGGATGAGCCCGTGATCTACATCAATGAGGATCTGCTGCAGCCCATACCCTTCGCGAAGCCCATCCGCAGACGACACAAACGGCCGAGTTCCGAATACGCGGCCATGTTTTTTGGGATTACAACgtttctgctgctgtttttTATCATCCTCATGACCTTTGAGTTTTCCGAATGGAATAGCACTTCCCCTTGTTTCGGAGGCGAGGATATTGATGCGGAAAGAGTCCTGCCTGCAGACCATGGCGTCTTCACCGAGTTGAACCTTGATGAGATCCGGGCGGTAGAATACTACATGACATCACAACAACATCTTAATATCGTCTCAAGCGAAAGTGTCAAGATGGACTCGACGAGGATTTCACTCATTGAACTCTGGCTCCCAAACAAAAAGGAAGCTGTAAACTTCCTCGATAGAAACGGAAGTAGACCCGAACGCAACGCCCGAGTTGTATTAATCCGTGGTGACGTAGCGATACCAGTGACGGAGGAATACATCGTGGGCTTCCTGCCAAAACCCACGTTTCATCGTCTGCTTTCAACTGGGGACGACAGACGGAAGAATCCTGTGATGTTCCACAACCGACCAGCTGACATGGCGGAATATACTGCACTCAGAGAAATAGTGCAAGACATCGCAGTGAAGGCTGATGTTATCCTGAAGGAATCCTACTCCATGTCCGCTATCAGTTGTGATAGGAAAACAATTGCTTGCGCTCGCTACGATAACGCTGCTCCCGGTTCAGTCAAACAAGGCCAACGCCAGACCTGGTTCCGATTCATGCGCGATGAGGAAGGTTTCTACCTCTATCCGACCGCCTTCCAAGTTCTTGTTGACTTTAAATCTAAGAACGAAAGAGAGTGGAAAGTCATCAAGGTTTATTACGAAGGACAGTATTTTGATAGTTTAGATGAACTTTTACTCGGTTACAATACGAACGCTATCAAGAAAACTAAACTCCCGTATAATCCGGAAAAGATCGAAAGCACGCTACGCCACCGCGGTAACCCCAGACCAAGCAAGGCTCAAATGGGTCCAAGACAGTTCTACCCACAGGGAAAACGGTTCAACGTCAATGGTAACTCCATTTCCTACTTAGGATGGGAGTTTCAATACTCTTTCTTCACATCTCTGGGACTGCAGCTGTACAATATCGAATTCCAAGGGGAGAGGATCGCTTACGAAATCGGGCCACAGGAGGTCGCAGTTCTCTACTCCGGAATCACTCCACTCAGCTACACCACGAACTTTTTCGATTCTCAATACCTCCTCGGCGCCTTCAGTTTTGAGATGGTACCAGGCGTCGACTGTCCAGAGCACGCTTCTTACATGGACGCTGTCGTTTACAAAAATGGTCGCCCAGTCAAACTTCGCAAAGCCATTTGCGTCTTTGAGCACAACACCGGCATGCCTCTGCGACGCCATTACGAAATGGACGCCTTTAACTATGCCCGGCCCAGTTCTCCGCACGGGAAGGACTCAAATCCTGACGCCTCCTATCTTTACTACGGTGGCACTGTTGACAATGTTTTGATAGTCCGAACAATCGCAGCCATCTTTAATTACGATTACATCTTCGACTACATCTTTCACAATAATGGAGTCATGGAAACCAAAGTCACGCCAACTGGTTACATCCACGTCGCTCCGAAGATTGCCGACCCAGCGCAGAAGGAATATGGATTCAATGTCTTTGGGAATGCTGTCGGCAGCATCCACAACCATCTGGTCTCTTACAAAGTCGACTTAGACGTTCTTGGCGAGAAAAACAGGTTCGAAACGCTGGATATCGTCCCAGACAAGATCAAACTCGACTGGACTGAAAGTCCAATGGAACTCCACCAACGAAAGTTCAAACGTAACTTGAGAAAAACGGAGAAGGACGCCGCTTTGAAGTACGACTTTAACGCACCGAAATACTACTTGATGTACAACAAGAACGAAACGAATGCTTATGGACACGAGAGAGCCTACAAGCTCAAGCTGAACGGTATCTCAAAGATGATGCTTCCCGAGAACGTAGGGATCGAGTCCGGTGTCTCGTGGGCGAGGTACCAGCTCGCTGTTACCCAGAGGAAGGACAACGAACGCTCCAGCTCGTCCATATACAATGGAATCGATCCGTACGAGGCCATCAGCAACTTCCAGGGCTACATTGACGACGACGAAAGCATTGTTGATAAG GACCTAGTTGCCTGGGTGACGCTTGGCACCATGCATATTCCCAGTACCGCCGACATTCCGAATACTCCGACAACCAACGGCCATCTCAGTATCACCATCTCCCCGCACAACTACTTTACGGACAGCCCCTCAATGGCCGTAAGGGATTCCGTCTTCATCGAACCTGGAAAAGTGGATCGACACGGAATCAAAGACTTCGTCAAATGTGCACCGGACTACAAACCATTTGAATACGATGGGAATGAAATCAAACTGTAG